A region of the Parachlamydia acanthamoebae genome:
AAATGCCATAGCAGGGCCCATGTGTGATTAAAATTTCTGTATCGGATGGAATGAGATCCCAATGCGCTTTAATTTCATCACCGCGATGACGGTTAAAGGCCCAATTTTCAAACCAAGGAGTAATAGGCGATCCCCAGATTTTTATACCATGAATTTCAACACCGGAATCATTCAACAGATGAATATGGCTTTTGGCATTCTTCTAACATTTGTTCAGGTTGCTTTTCAAAAATGAAATCATGATTTCCAGCGATCAAGATACGATGACGGTAGGATTGTTTGTTGAACCAATCGAGGAAGACCAAAGCTTCTGGAAATTGGCCAGTCGATGTACAATCTCCGG
Encoded here:
- a CDS encoding metallophosphoesterase gives rise to the protein MDCISDTHSKHSYFQLPEGDILIHAGDCTSTGQFPEALVFLDWFNKQSYRHRILIAGNHDFIFEKQPEQMLEECQKPYSSVE